Proteins encoded together in one Streptomyces umbrinus window:
- a CDS encoding GbsR/MarR family transcriptional regulator, whose amino-acid sequence MPGGRLTQQERQQIGLGLADGLAYAEIARRLDRPTSTITREVMRNGGPTAYRPDLAHRATERRAHRRRQAEPRGSEAPPQAYGRDAEAVREYEETFTTVFMRQGLPKMMSRVLACLFTSDAGSLTASELVQRLQVSPASISKAIAFLESQDLVRRERDENRRERYSVDDDVWYQSMVASARGTFQLAETARQGVGILGPDTPAAARLENIARFLDFVSESLIRAADQAREVLHTKPESTVPESVPESVPES is encoded by the coding sequence ATGCCGGGAGGCAGACTCACCCAGCAGGAACGCCAGCAGATCGGGCTGGGACTGGCCGACGGGCTCGCCTATGCGGAGATCGCCAGGCGTCTCGACCGTCCGACGTCGACGATCACACGTGAGGTGATGCGCAACGGCGGCCCCACCGCCTACCGCCCCGACCTGGCCCACCGCGCCACCGAGCGCCGTGCCCACCGGCGCAGGCAGGCCGAGCCCCGGGGGTCGGAGGCGCCTCCGCAGGCCTACGGGCGTGACGCGGAAGCCGTGCGCGAGTACGAGGAGACGTTCACCACCGTCTTCATGCGGCAGGGCCTGCCCAAGATGATGTCCCGGGTGCTGGCCTGTCTCTTCACGAGTGACGCGGGCAGCCTCACCGCGTCCGAACTCGTCCAGCGCCTCCAGGTCAGCCCGGCGTCCATCTCCAAGGCGATCGCGTTCCTGGAGAGCCAGGACCTCGTCCGCCGGGAGCGCGACGAAAACCGCCGGGAGCGCTATTCGGTCGACGACGACGTCTGGTACCAGTCGATGGTGGCCAGCGCCCGCGGCACCTTCCAGCTCGCCGAGACCGCACGGCAGGGCGTCGGCATCCTCGGGCCCGACACCCCGGCCGCCGCCCGCCTCGAAAACATCGCCCGCTTCCTCGACTTCGTGAGCGAGAGCCTCATCCGCGCCGCGGACCAGGCCCGCGAAGTCCTCCACACGAAACCCGAGTCGACCGTGCCTGAATCCGTGCCTGAATCCGTGCCTGAAAGCTGA